From Rhodopseudomonas palustris, a single genomic window includes:
- a CDS encoding phosphotransferase family protein — protein sequence MVGKRNDDDYTGTKPVEERHRVDEARLAEWMQANVEGYQGPLEVQQFRGGQSNPTYKLVTPNRSYVMRRKPFGKLLPSAHAVDREFRVIAALGKQGFPVAKAYALCTDDSVIGVSFYIMSMEEGRVFWDPTLPTQTPESRWAIFKAKIETLAQLHSYDPEKIGLGDFGKPGNYFARQVDRWSKQYKASVAEPIPEMERLMEWLPNTLPVQERVSVVHGDYRLDNMIFHATEPRVLAVLDWELSTLGDPMADFTYLLMQWAMPGLAEADLKALNLPTLEQAAEIYCKAAGIAGVPDLNWYLAYNTFRLAGILAGIAGRVRDGTAASDKAKESAARTVPMAELAWEYAQKAGAK from the coding sequence TTGGTCGGGAAGCGAAACGACGACGATTACACCGGCACCAAGCCGGTCGAGGAGCGGCATCGGGTCGACGAGGCCCGCCTCGCCGAATGGATGCAGGCGAATGTCGAGGGCTATCAGGGTCCGCTCGAGGTTCAGCAGTTCAGGGGCGGGCAGTCCAACCCGACCTATAAGCTCGTCACCCCGAACCGTTCCTACGTGATGCGGCGCAAGCCGTTCGGCAAGCTGCTGCCGTCGGCGCACGCGGTCGACCGCGAATTCCGCGTCATCGCCGCACTCGGCAAGCAGGGCTTCCCGGTCGCCAAGGCCTATGCGCTGTGCACCGACGACTCGGTGATCGGCGTGTCGTTCTACATCATGTCGATGGAAGAGGGCCGGGTGTTCTGGGACCCGACCCTGCCGACCCAGACGCCGGAGTCGCGATGGGCGATCTTCAAGGCCAAGATCGAGACCCTGGCGCAGCTTCACAGCTACGATCCGGAGAAGATCGGCCTCGGCGACTTCGGCAAGCCGGGCAATTATTTCGCCCGCCAGGTCGACCGCTGGAGCAAGCAGTACAAGGCGTCGGTGGCCGAGCCCATCCCGGAGATGGAGCGGCTGATGGAATGGCTGCCGAACACGCTGCCGGTGCAGGAGCGGGTGTCGGTGGTGCACGGCGACTACCGGCTCGACAACATGATCTTCCATGCCACTGAGCCGCGCGTGCTGGCGGTGCTGGATTGGGAGCTGTCGACGCTCGGCGATCCGATGGCCGACTTCACCTATCTGCTGATGCAGTGGGCGATGCCGGGCCTCGCCGAGGCCGATCTCAAGGCGCTGAATCTGCCGACGCTGGAGCAGGCCGCCGAGATCTATTGCAAGGCCGCTGGCATTGCCGGTGTGCCGGACCTCAACTGGTATCTGGCCTACAACACCTTCCGTCTCGCCGGCATTCTGGCGGGCATCGCCGGCCGGGTCCGCGACGGCACCGCGGCCTCCGACAAGGCCAAGGAATCTGCCGCCCGCACCGTGCCGATGGCGGAGCTGGCGTGGGAATACGCCCAGAAGGCCGGCGCGAAGTAA